Proteins from a single region of Gasterosteus aculeatus chromosome 20, fGasAcu3.hap1.1, whole genome shotgun sequence:
- the eva1ba gene encoding eva-1 homolog Ba, translating into MDVKKKEMDLLSNSIAAYAHIRANPESLGLYFVLGVCFGLVLTLCLLVIRISCKPRADLAAATPEKRHRKDASEEDDEESEEDEGEDGEEDVEAPAPPPSTEIPVSNGTLSVNVFTSAEELERAQRLEERERIIREIWRNGQPDVLGSGTGTIGRVHYY; encoded by the exons ATGGACGTGAAGAAAAAGGAGATGGACCTCCTGAGCAACAGCATAGCGGCATACGCGCACATCAGAG CGAACCCGGAGAGCTTGGGCCTTTACTTCGTGCTGGGCGTCTGCTTCGGCCTGGTGCTGACGCTCTGCCTCCTCGTCATCCGCATCTCCTGCAAGCCGCGGGCCGACCTGGCCGCCGCCACGCCGGAGAAGAGGCACCGCAAGGACGCcagcgaggaggacgacgaggagagcgaggaggacgagggcgaggacggcgaggaggacgtggaggcgCCGGCCCCACCGCCCAGCACGGAAATCCCCGTATCAAACGGGACGCTGAGCGTCAACGTGTTCACCTCGGCCGAGGAGCTGGAGCGGGCTCAGCGGCTGGAGGAGCGGGAACGGATCATCCGCGAGATCTGGAGGAACGGCCAGCCCGACGTGCTGGGCTCGGGGACGGGCACCATCGGGAGAGTGCATTACTACTGA